The Microcebus murinus isolate Inina chromosome 1, M.murinus_Inina_mat1.0, whole genome shotgun sequence genome includes a region encoding these proteins:
- the FBXO40 gene encoding F-box only protein 40 — MGRARRPPPGQHPHCEGCFDRHCHAPAEPGVSCPVRSCRLLCGAAFHACKEAEHALLCPLEQVPCLNSEYGCPLSMPRHKRAKHLQACPASAVCCSMEWNRWPNVDSETTLHENIMKEAPSEECLDTALALQDQKVLFRSLKMIELFPERRDAAEEAAAVNGGAGAERTGGAGGAAGAGAPPRGCLSPADGEAAELSQEEREALAKTKEGLDLDKFGKWENMFSKEHAASALAKSPASCESQSRPGSGKGQVPSGRDAAEGEGAAKGKEPQGAQTQQDFHTTMETTGLAPWQDGVLERLKTAVDAKDYNMYLVHNGRMLIHFGQMPACTPKEKDFVYGNLEAQEVKTVHTFKVPVSYCGKRARIGDAMQSCRPSEHKAVDTSDLGITVEDLPKSDLIKTTLQCALERELKGHVISESRSIDGLFMDFATQTYNLEAEQFSSGTVLADLVTTASPGGLHVELHSECVTRRHNKSSSAFTFTCNKFFRRDEFPLHFKNVHTDIQSCLNGWFQHRCPLAYLGCTFVQNYFRPPGQKAKVIYSQELKTFAIKPEVAPELSVGRKNNYLSGHGGKSQNSLTSLPLEILQYIAGFLDSISLSQLSQVSVLMRNICATLLQERGMVLLQWKKRYSHRGPSWRVHRQIWQFSSLFSKIKSWEFNEVTSMSEHLKACPFNIVERKTDPVLLTSMCEPREQARESLVSTFRARARGRYTS; from the exons ATG GGCAGGGCACGCCGCCCGCCCCCCGGGCAGCACCCGCACTGCGAGGGATGCTTCGACCGCCACTGCCACGCTCCGGCCGAGCCCGGAGTCTCCTGCCCGGTGAGGAGCTGCCGCCTGCTCTGCGGCGCTGCCTTCCACGCGTGCAAGGAGGCGGAGCACGCGCTCCTCTGCCCGCTGGAGCAGGTTCCGTGCCTCAACTCGGAATACGGCTGCCCGCTCTCCATGCCCCGCCACAAGCGGGCCAAGCACCTGCAGGCGTGCCCCGCCAGCGCGGTCTGCTGCTCCATGGAGTGGAACCGCTGGCCCAACGTGGACTCGGAAACCACCCTCCACGAGAACATCATGAAAGAGGCCCCCAGCGAGGAGTGTCTGGACAcagccctggccctgcaggaCCAGAAAGTCCTCTTCAGATCCTTGAAGATGATAGAACTTTTCCCAGAAAGGAGAGACGCGGCCGAGGAGGCGGCAGCTGTGAACGGGGGCGCGGGCGCGGAGCGCACGGGAGGAGCGGGGGGCGCAGCGGGTGCCGGGGCGCCGCCACGCGGCTGCCTGTCGCCCGCTGACGGGGAGGCGGCAGAGCTGAGTCAAGAAGAACGAGAGGCCTTAGCCAAAACCAAGGAAGGGCTGGACCTGGACAAGTTCGGCAAGTGGGAGAATATGTTCAGCAAAGAGCACGCAGCGTCTGCTTTAGCGAAGTCGCCGGCGAGCTGCGAGAGCCAGAGCAGGCCCGGCTCGGGGAAAGGCCAGGTCCCCAGCGGCCGAGACGCGGCAGAGGGAGAGGGCGCTGCCAAAGGGAAGGAACCCCAGGGCGCGCAGACGCAGCAGGACTTCCACACAACCATGGAAACCACAGGGCTTGCCCCGTGGCAGGACGGCGTTCTGGAAAGACTGAAAACAGCTGTGGATGCAAAGGACTATAATATGTATCTAGTGCACAACGGGCGGATGCTTATTCACTTTGGCCAGATGCCGGCTTGTACGCCTAAGGAGAAAGACTTTGTTTACGGCAACCTTGAGGCTCAGGAAGTTAAGACTGTTCACACCTTCAAAGTTCCGGTGAGCTACTGCGGAAAGCGAGCTCGAATTGGAGATGCCATGCAGAGCTGTAGGCCAAGCGAGCACAAGGCGGTGGACACTTCAGATCTGGGCATCACCGTGGAGGACCTGCCCAAATCAGATCTCATCAAGACCACCCTCCAGTGTGCTTTGGAAAGAGAGCTCAAAGGTCACGTCATCTCTGAATCCAGGAGCATCGACGGGCTGTTCATGGATTTTGCCACACAGACGTACAACTTGGAGGCAGAACAGTTCTCCTCTGGGACGGTGCTGGCTGACCTGGTAACCACTGCCAGCCCCGGGGGGCTCCACGTGGAGCTCCACAGCGAGTGTGTGACCAGGAGACACAACAAGAGCAGCTCTGCTTTCACTTTCACTTGCAACAAATTCTTCAGGAGGGATGAGTTCCCCCTGCACTTCAAGAATGTTCACACAGACATTCAGTCATGTCTCAACGGCTGGTTCCAGCACCGATGCCCCCTCGCCTACTTGGGATGTACCtttgttcaaaattatttccGTCCCCCGGGGCAAAAGGCAAAAGTGATCTAtagtcaggagctcaagaccttTGCCATCAAGCCGGAGGTTGCTCCAGAGCTGAGTGTGGGAAGAAAAAACAACTATCTCTCAGGCCACGGAGGAAAAAGCCAGAATTCTCTAACCAGCCTGCCCCTGGAGATTTTGCAGTACATTGCTGGGTTCTTAGACAGCATCAGCCTgtcccagctctcccaggtgtCTGTGCTGATGAGGAATATCTGCGCCACTTTGCTACAAGAGAGAGGGATGGTCCTCCTGCAGTGGAAGAAGAGGTATTCCCACAGAGGCCCCTCCTGGAGAGTCCACAGACAG ATCTGGCAGTTCAGCAGCCTCTTCTCCAAAATCAAGAGCTGGGAGTTTAATGAAGTCACCTCCATGTCCGAGCACCTGAAGGCCTGTCCTTTCAACATTGTAGAGCGCAAAACTGACCCGGTTCTTTTAACCAGCATGTGTGAGCCCCGTGAGCAGGCCAGAGAAAGCCTGGTCTCCACCTTTAGAGCCAGAGCGCGAGGAAGATACACCTCCTAA